Proteins from a genomic interval of Arachis hypogaea cultivar Tifrunner chromosome 10, arahy.Tifrunner.gnm2.J5K5, whole genome shotgun sequence:
- the LOC112715198 gene encoding formin-like protein 21b isoform X3, with protein MRLRMMREKMVLVQRMIQGAMPKQLKKPRDRNYLHNTEIMLTKVKMPLPDMMAAVLAMDESILDVDQVKNLIKFCPTKEEMELLKGYTGDKENLEKCEQYFLELMKVPRVESKLRVFSFKIQFLSHVLADRSPGLLDFRLDLVSLEATTKESSTFQCEENRETLWQQF; from the exons ATGAGACTAAG GATGATGCGGGAGAAGATGGTACTAGTGCAAAGAATGATACAAGGAGCAATGCCCAAGCAGCTGAAAAAGCCGAGGGATAGAAATTATTTGCACAATACAGAAATTATGCTCACTAAGGTTAAGATGCCACTTCCTGATATGATG GCTGCTGTGTTGGCTATGGATGAATCAATATTAGATGTGGATCAGGTGAAAAATCTCATTAAGTTTTGTCCTACCAAAGAAGAGATGGAACTCTTGAAG GGATACACTGGTGACAAAGAGAATTTGGAAAAATGCGAACAG TATTTTTTAGAGCTGATGAAGGTGCCACGAGTAGAGTCAAAGTTAAGAGTATTCTCTTTCAAGATTCAATTTCTGTCTCAT GTTCTAGCTGATAGGTCGCCTGGACTGCTTGACTTCCGCTTAGACCTTGTAAGCCTGGAAGCTACGACTAAG GAGAGTTCAACTTTTCAATGTGAAGAGAATAGGGAAACTTTGTGGCAACAGTTCTGA
- the LOC112715198 gene encoding formin-like protein 21b isoform X8: MRLRMMREKMVLVQRMIQGAMPKQLKKPRDRNYLHNTEIMLTKVKMPLPDMMAAVLAMDESILDVDQVKNLIKFCPTKEEMELLKGYTGDKENLEKCEQVLADRSPGLLDFRLDLVSLEATTKDNIEDDDNED; encoded by the exons ATGAGACTAAG GATGATGCGGGAGAAGATGGTACTAGTGCAAAGAATGATACAAGGAGCAATGCCCAAGCAGCTGAAAAAGCCGAGGGATAGAAATTATTTGCACAATACAGAAATTATGCTCACTAAGGTTAAGATGCCACTTCCTGATATGATG GCTGCTGTGTTGGCTATGGATGAATCAATATTAGATGTGGATCAGGTGAAAAATCTCATTAAGTTTTGTCCTACCAAAGAAGAGATGGAACTCTTGAAG GGATACACTGGTGACAAAGAGAATTTGGAAAAATGCGAACAG GTTCTAGCTGATAGGTCGCCTGGACTGCTTGACTTCCGCTTAGACCTTGTAAGCCTGGAAGCTACGACTAAG gataatattgaggatgatgataatgaagattaa
- the LOC112715198 gene encoding formin-like protein 21b isoform X4, whose product MRLRMMREKMVLVQRMIQGAMPKQLKKPRDRNYLHNTEIMLTKVKMPLPDMMAAVLAMDESILDVDQVKNLIKFCPTKEEMELLKGYTGDKENLEKCEQYFLELMKVPRVESKLRVFSFKIQFLSHVLADRSPGLLDFRLDLVSLEATTKDNIEDDDNED is encoded by the exons ATGAGACTAAG GATGATGCGGGAGAAGATGGTACTAGTGCAAAGAATGATACAAGGAGCAATGCCCAAGCAGCTGAAAAAGCCGAGGGATAGAAATTATTTGCACAATACAGAAATTATGCTCACTAAGGTTAAGATGCCACTTCCTGATATGATG GCTGCTGTGTTGGCTATGGATGAATCAATATTAGATGTGGATCAGGTGAAAAATCTCATTAAGTTTTGTCCTACCAAAGAAGAGATGGAACTCTTGAAG GGATACACTGGTGACAAAGAGAATTTGGAAAAATGCGAACAG TATTTTTTAGAGCTGATGAAGGTGCCACGAGTAGAGTCAAAGTTAAGAGTATTCTCTTTCAAGATTCAATTTCTGTCTCAT GTTCTAGCTGATAGGTCGCCTGGACTGCTTGACTTCCGCTTAGACCTTGTAAGCCTGGAAGCTACGACTAAG gataatattgaggatgatgataatgaagattaa
- the LOC112715198 gene encoding formin-like protein 21b isoform X2, with the protein MRLRMMREKMVLVQRMIQGAMPKQLKKPRDRNYLHNTEIMLTKVKMPLPDMMAAVLAMDESILDVDQVKNLIKFCPTKEEMELLKVKINKLIILNSYILFCQGYTGDKENLEKCEQYFLELMKVPRVESKLRVFSFKIQFLSHVLADRSPGLLDFRLDLVSLEATTKDNIEDDDNED; encoded by the exons ATGAGACTAAG GATGATGCGGGAGAAGATGGTACTAGTGCAAAGAATGATACAAGGAGCAATGCCCAAGCAGCTGAAAAAGCCGAGGGATAGAAATTATTTGCACAATACAGAAATTATGCTCACTAAGGTTAAGATGCCACTTCCTGATATGATG GCTGCTGTGTTGGCTATGGATGAATCAATATTAGATGTGGATCAGGTGAAAAATCTCATTAAGTTTTGTCCTACCAAAGAAGAGATGGAACTCTTGAAGGTAAAGATTAACAAACTTATCATACTTAATTCCTACATCTTGTTTTGTCAG GGATACACTGGTGACAAAGAGAATTTGGAAAAATGCGAACAG TATTTTTTAGAGCTGATGAAGGTGCCACGAGTAGAGTCAAAGTTAAGAGTATTCTCTTTCAAGATTCAATTTCTGTCTCAT GTTCTAGCTGATAGGTCGCCTGGACTGCTTGACTTCCGCTTAGACCTTGTAAGCCTGGAAGCTACGACTAAG gataatattgaggatgatgataatgaagattaa
- the LOC112715198 gene encoding formin-like protein 21b isoform X6, producing MRLRMMREKMVLVQRMIQGAMPKQLKKPRDRNYLHNTEIMLTKVKMPLPDMMAAVLAMDESILDVDQVKNLIKFCPTKEEMELLKVKINKLIILNSYILFCQGYTGDKENLEKCEQVLADRSPGLLDFRLDLVSLEATTKDNIEDDDNED from the exons ATGAGACTAAG GATGATGCGGGAGAAGATGGTACTAGTGCAAAGAATGATACAAGGAGCAATGCCCAAGCAGCTGAAAAAGCCGAGGGATAGAAATTATTTGCACAATACAGAAATTATGCTCACTAAGGTTAAGATGCCACTTCCTGATATGATG GCTGCTGTGTTGGCTATGGATGAATCAATATTAGATGTGGATCAGGTGAAAAATCTCATTAAGTTTTGTCCTACCAAAGAAGAGATGGAACTCTTGAAGGTAAAGATTAACAAACTTATCATACTTAATTCCTACATCTTGTTTTGTCAG GGATACACTGGTGACAAAGAGAATTTGGAAAAATGCGAACAG GTTCTAGCTGATAGGTCGCCTGGACTGCTTGACTTCCGCTTAGACCTTGTAAGCCTGGAAGCTACGACTAAG gataatattgaggatgatgataatgaagattaa
- the LOC112715198 gene encoding formin-like protein 21b isoform X5, whose amino-acid sequence MRLRMMREKMVLVQRMIQGAMPKQLKKPRDRNYLHNTEIMLTKVKMPLPDMMAAVLAMDESILDVDQVKNLIKFCPTKEEMELLKVKINKLIILNSYILFCQGYTGDKENLEKCEQVLADRSPGLLDFRLDLVSLEATTKESSTFQCEENRETLWQQF is encoded by the exons ATGAGACTAAG GATGATGCGGGAGAAGATGGTACTAGTGCAAAGAATGATACAAGGAGCAATGCCCAAGCAGCTGAAAAAGCCGAGGGATAGAAATTATTTGCACAATACAGAAATTATGCTCACTAAGGTTAAGATGCCACTTCCTGATATGATG GCTGCTGTGTTGGCTATGGATGAATCAATATTAGATGTGGATCAGGTGAAAAATCTCATTAAGTTTTGTCCTACCAAAGAAGAGATGGAACTCTTGAAGGTAAAGATTAACAAACTTATCATACTTAATTCCTACATCTTGTTTTGTCAG GGATACACTGGTGACAAAGAGAATTTGGAAAAATGCGAACAG GTTCTAGCTGATAGGTCGCCTGGACTGCTTGACTTCCGCTTAGACCTTGTAAGCCTGGAAGCTACGACTAAG GAGAGTTCAACTTTTCAATGTGAAGAGAATAGGGAAACTTTGTGGCAACAGTTCTGA
- the LOC112715198 gene encoding formin-like protein 21b isoform X7, which produces MRLRMMREKMVLVQRMIQGAMPKQLKKPRDRNYLHNTEIMLTKVKMPLPDMMAAVLAMDESILDVDQVKNLIKFCPTKEEMELLKGYTGDKENLEKCEQVLADRSPGLLDFRLDLVSLEATTKESSTFQCEENRETLWQQF; this is translated from the exons ATGAGACTAAG GATGATGCGGGAGAAGATGGTACTAGTGCAAAGAATGATACAAGGAGCAATGCCCAAGCAGCTGAAAAAGCCGAGGGATAGAAATTATTTGCACAATACAGAAATTATGCTCACTAAGGTTAAGATGCCACTTCCTGATATGATG GCTGCTGTGTTGGCTATGGATGAATCAATATTAGATGTGGATCAGGTGAAAAATCTCATTAAGTTTTGTCCTACCAAAGAAGAGATGGAACTCTTGAAG GGATACACTGGTGACAAAGAGAATTTGGAAAAATGCGAACAG GTTCTAGCTGATAGGTCGCCTGGACTGCTTGACTTCCGCTTAGACCTTGTAAGCCTGGAAGCTACGACTAAG GAGAGTTCAACTTTTCAATGTGAAGAGAATAGGGAAACTTTGTGGCAACAGTTCTGA
- the LOC112715198 gene encoding formin-like protein 21b isoform X1, whose protein sequence is MRLRMMREKMVLVQRMIQGAMPKQLKKPRDRNYLHNTEIMLTKVKMPLPDMMAAVLAMDESILDVDQVKNLIKFCPTKEEMELLKVKINKLIILNSYILFCQGYTGDKENLEKCEQYFLELMKVPRVESKLRVFSFKIQFLSHVLADRSPGLLDFRLDLVSLEATTKESSTFQCEENRETLWQQF, encoded by the exons ATGAGACTAAG GATGATGCGGGAGAAGATGGTACTAGTGCAAAGAATGATACAAGGAGCAATGCCCAAGCAGCTGAAAAAGCCGAGGGATAGAAATTATTTGCACAATACAGAAATTATGCTCACTAAGGTTAAGATGCCACTTCCTGATATGATG GCTGCTGTGTTGGCTATGGATGAATCAATATTAGATGTGGATCAGGTGAAAAATCTCATTAAGTTTTGTCCTACCAAAGAAGAGATGGAACTCTTGAAGGTAAAGATTAACAAACTTATCATACTTAATTCCTACATCTTGTTTTGTCAG GGATACACTGGTGACAAAGAGAATTTGGAAAAATGCGAACAG TATTTTTTAGAGCTGATGAAGGTGCCACGAGTAGAGTCAAAGTTAAGAGTATTCTCTTTCAAGATTCAATTTCTGTCTCAT GTTCTAGCTGATAGGTCGCCTGGACTGCTTGACTTCCGCTTAGACCTTGTAAGCCTGGAAGCTACGACTAAG GAGAGTTCAACTTTTCAATGTGAAGAGAATAGGGAAACTTTGTGGCAACAGTTCTGA